GGGAATTCTATTTTTGAAATTTGTCGCTGTCTTTATTACGATTAAAATCTAAAATTTACTATGGTGAAAATTCCCGATTCAATTAGAGACTTTGCTGAGAGTCAAGGGGTTTTTGTAGTTGGGACTGTAGGGGGTACTAAATTTGCAAATGTCTCTCCAAGAATTTTCTTTAAAGTTGAAGAAGATGCAATTTATTGGCTTGATTTTTTTGAGCATAAATCATTCAAAAACATTCAGGTAAACCCCTGTGTGACAATTTCTGTTTTTAACAAAAATGATTTGGAAGGATATCAGTTTAGAGGATTAGTAAATTACATTACTGATGAACCTACAAAATCAGAAATTAAAGATTCA
This genomic window from Nitrosopumilus ureiphilus contains:
- a CDS encoding pyridoxamine 5'-phosphate oxidase family protein: MVKIPDSIRDFAESQGVFVVGTVGGTKFANVSPRIFFKVEEDAIYWLDFFEHKSFKNIQVNPCVTISVFNKNDLEGYQFRGLVNYITDEPTKSEIKDSIIQKILKTNPSPKIKSLSEKEAYVIQFEPKVCYSLNPEKYSDMSIGSDVDSTSLFRN